One Nicotiana sylvestris chromosome 12, ASM39365v2, whole genome shotgun sequence genomic window carries:
- the LOC104223476 gene encoding alcohol dehydrogenase 3-like — protein MSSTVGQVIRCKAAVAWEAGKPLVMEEVEVAPPQKMEVRLKILYTSLCHTDVYFWEAKGQNPVFPRILGHEAAGIVESVGEGVTEVAPGDHVLPVFVDC, from the exons ATGTCAAGCACAGTCGGGCAAGTCATTCGTTGCAAAG CTGCTGTGGCATGGGAGGCAGGGAAACCATTAGTAATGGAAGAAGTGGAGGTGGCACCTCCACAAAAAATGGAAGTTCGTCTTAAGATCCTTTACACTTCTCTCTGTCATACTGATGTCTACTTCTGGGAAGCAAAG GGCCAAAATCCAGTCTTTCCTCGCATTCTTGGACATGAAGCAGCAGG GATTGTGGAGAGTGTTGGAGAGGGAGTAACAGAAGTTGCACCAGGAGACCATGTTTTGCCTGTGTTTGTTGATTGCtaa
- the LOC138884255 gene encoding uncharacterized protein, with the protein MRTLLERWTKEKLSKAKGTFTYLGHKYNKELEDNSTLSQKLRVRASTYHIHNVLDGVKRYIVCLENKKCSCGQFQLDEFPCAHALAALRHRNETYENYCSPYYTRKSLLLTYEMPVNPLPDEGKWEVPQHILDEVVKPPAGDKRQPGRPHKERYKTFDEIKSKKYKVSCGNCGGEGHNKRTCKNAPKKK; encoded by the exons ATGAGGACTCTTCTTGAACGTTGGACAAAAGAAAAGTTATCGAAGGCAAAGGGTACTTTCACATACCTTGGTCACAAATACAACAAAGAATTGGAAGACAACAGTACATTATCTCAGAAACTAAGG gtgagggcttcaacaTATCATATACATAATGTGTTAGATGGTGTGAAGCGGTACATTGTGTGTCTAGAAAACAAGAAATGTAGCTGTGGacaattccaacttgatgaattTCCATGTGCGCATGCTTTGGCAGCATTAAGGCATAGGAATGAAACATACGAAAACTATTGCTCTCCATATTACACAAGGAAGAGCCTTCTGCTTACATATGAAATGCCAGTAAACCCTCTTCCTGATGAAGGCAAATGGGAAGTGCCACAACATATTTTGGATGAGGTAGTAAAGCCACCGGCGGGAGATAAAAGGCAGCCAGGGAGACCTCACAAGGAAAGATATAAAACATTTGATGAAATAAAGTCAAAGAAATACAAGGTGTCATGTGGTAATTGTGGAggtgaagggcataacaaaagaaCTTGCAAGAATGCGCCGAAAAAGAAATGA